In Pieris rapae chromosome 24, ilPieRapa1.1, whole genome shotgun sequence, a single window of DNA contains:
- the LOC110992820 gene encoding phenoloxidase-activating factor 2-like yields MKLILAVCLLVWGCQGTKNNFLRPNKWLGTFLNSTNNRVKDCNTEKNETGQCVKMSECLDRKVIDLEMMDTYRIKSCPYLKICCPNSRLVNGTLTPPPMPKKRPGCGWSNPGGYIFRDSSKTHAEFGEFPWMVALMRKVNQNQVWHRKDYLGGGTLIHHSVVMTIAHSLKDIKEMPFSIKCRLGEWDTQNTNEIYPHQDRDVTKIISHEEFSTRTLENDIALVFTTLPFDLTDPHVGIACLSFNEPSTDTNCLSMGWGKDFNSHDQYAVWLKKVPLPIVDHGKCEHDLQQTRLGPGFNLHKTLICAGGRKGFDTCKGDGGSSLVCRTSSDGAPTRYSVYGMVSFGVECGTELAAGYVNVAAMSEWITDKFAENKLDLPFIA; encoded by the exons ATGAA GTTAATTTTGGCGGTGTGCTTGCTGGTATGGGGATGTCAAGGAACGAAAAACAATTTCTTACGCCCAAATAAATGGCTTGGAACCTTTTTAAATTCGACAA ATAATAGAGTCAAGGATTGTAACACTGAGAAGAACGAAACGGGACAATGTGTTAAAATGTCGGAATGCTTGGACAGAAAAGTAATCGACTTGGAAATGATGGACACCTATAG aaTCAAAAGCTGCCCCTACTTGAAGATATGCTGTCCAAACAGTCGATTGGTGAACGGAACCCTGACTCCACCTCCAATGCCGAAAAAGAGGCCAGGATGTGGATGGAGCAACCCTGGCGGCTACATATTCCGCGACTCTTCAAAGACGCACGCCGAGTTCGGAGAGTTTCCCTGGATGGTTGCTTTGATGAG GAAAGTCAATCAGAATCAGGTATGGCATCGAAAGGATTACTTGGGAGGTGGTACTCTAATCCACCATTCAGTGGTGATGACAATTGCTCATTCACTCAAGGATATTAAGGAAATGCCATTTTCG aTAAAATGCCGCCTTGGCGAATGGGATACGCAGAATACGAACGAAATTTATCCCCACCAAGACAGAGACGtcactaaaattattagtcATGAAGAGTTCTCTACAA GGACGTTAGAAAATGACATTGCTCTAGTATTTACAACATTACCATTCGATCTAACCGATCCCCATGTAGGGATTGCCTGTTTGAGCTTTAACGAGCCTAGTACGGATACCAATTGTTTAAGCATGGGTTGGGGTAAGGACTTCAACAGTCATGACCAATACGCTGTATGGTTAAAGAag GTGCCTTTACCGATAGTTGACCATGGAAAATGTGAACATGATTTACAACAAACACGGCTTGGACCGGGATTCAATCTGCACAAGACATTGATATGTGCTGGAGGAAGAAAGGGCTTTGACACATGCAAGGGTGATGGAGGCTCATCACTTGTTTGTCGCACCTCG AGCGATGGCGCGCCAACTCGTTACTCAGTGTATGGAATGGTTTCATTTGGCGTCGAATGTGGTACAGAACTAGCCGCTGGGTACGTCAATGTAGCGGCGATGTCAGAATGGATCACTGATAAATTTGCTGAAAACAAACTTGACCTTCCATTCATCGCTTGA